One genomic segment of Brassica napus cultivar Da-Ae chromosome A3, Da-Ae, whole genome shotgun sequence includes these proteins:
- the LOC106424416 gene encoding transcription factor bHLH123-like isoform X1: MGDHHDFINSGSWWKVSSSSSTSSSMRASSIVSGGSDVFDEKLHSSLATDHHLQMIGLGLSSQSPVDQWNQPLLRGDSKAETSFGAMLQENLNLDATSNANAIQESDSSNHQALWRDTQINNSDFKPQLNMTSSNRGFFLEHQFSPHGSSSTDSSTVTCQGFAVDNSLYGTATTPSSSSAMFHQGAGFNLPGSSDQQPLRNHQQPNLGYGNYDQLASTWFSRSSPPKPNSPLRFSNNATFWNPAATAGNVGPTHHDASSNFFPALRPPQIHAPSFDKQKSITKVPDSKSNEVKRGGADQPAAKRAKSEAPSPSPASKVRKEKMGDRIAALQQLVSPFGKTDAASVLSEAIEYTKFLHQQVSALSNPYMKSGASLQHQQMSDHHKELEVSEEPDLRSRGLCLVPVSSIFPVTQDTTVDFWTPTFGGTFR; encoded by the exons ATGGGAGATCATCATGATTTCATCAACTCAGGAAGCTGGTGGAaagtatcttcttcttcctcaacatCTTCTTCCATGAGAGCAAGCTCAATTGTATCTGGCGGTTCTGATGTTTTCGACGAAAAGCTTCATTCTTCATTAGCTACTGATCATCATCTACAAATGATTGGTTTAGGGCTTTCTTCACAGTCACCTGTTGATCAATGGAACCAACCTCTCTT AAGAGGAGATAGTAAAGCGGAGACAAGCTTTGGAGCGATGCTTCAAGAGAATCTCAATTTAGATGCCACCTCAAACGCAAACGCTATTCAAGAATCTGATTCCTCTAACCACCAAGCTTTGTGGCGAGATACACAGATCAATAATAGCGATTTCAAACCGCAGCTAAATATGACGAGCAGCAACCGCGGTTTTTTCTTGGAACATCAGTTCAGCCCTCACGGGAGCTCAAGTACAGACAGTAGCACGGTAACATGTCAAGGCTTCGCCGTTGACAACTCGTTGTACGGAACAGCAACAACTCCTAGTTCCTCTTCGGCTATGTTTCATCAAGGAGCTGGTTTTAATTTGCCTGGCTCTTCCGACCAACAACCGCTGAGGAATCATCAGCAACCAAATCTTGGATACGGAAACTATGATCAGCTGGCATCgacttggttttcaagatcttcGCCGCCTAAACCAAACAGTCCTCTGCGATTCTCTAACAACGCAACGTTTTGGAACCCAGCGGCAACGGCTGGAAACGTGGGTCCTACTCATCATGACGCGTCGTCGAACTTTTTTCCGGCGTTACGGCCGCCGCAGATTCACGCGCCGAGTTTTGATAAACAAAAG AGTATAACGAAGGTTCCTGATTCGAAGAGCAATGAAGTAAAGAGAGGTGGAGCAGATCAGCCGGCGGCTAAGAGGGCCAAGAGCGAAGCACCTTCTCCGTCACCAGCTTCCAAG GTCAGGAAAGAGAAAATGGGCGACAGAATCGCTGCGCTCCAACAATTGGTTTCACCTTTCGGAAAG ACTGACGCAGCCTCAGTGCTCTCTGAAGCCATTGAATACACTAAGTTCTTACACCAACAAGTTTCA GCTCTGAGTAACCCATATATGAAAAGTGGAGCATCTTTACAGCATCAACAG ATGAGTGATCATCACAAAGAGCTAGAAGTTTCAGAAGAACCAGATCTTAGAAGTCGAGGTTTATGCTTAGTGCCAGTTTCGAGCATATTTCCAGTGACGCAGGATACTACAGTAGATTTCTGGACTCCTACGTTTGGTGGGACTTTTAGATAG
- the LOC106424416 gene encoding transcription factor bHLH123-like isoform X2, with protein sequence MGDHHDFINSGSWWKVSSSSSTSSSMRASSIVSGGSDVFDEKLHSSLATDHHLQMIGLGLSSQSPVDQWNQPLLGDSKAETSFGAMLQENLNLDATSNANAIQESDSSNHQALWRDTQINNSDFKPQLNMTSSNRGFFLEHQFSPHGSSSTDSSTVTCQGFAVDNSLYGTATTPSSSSAMFHQGAGFNLPGSSDQQPLRNHQQPNLGYGNYDQLASTWFSRSSPPKPNSPLRFSNNATFWNPAATAGNVGPTHHDASSNFFPALRPPQIHAPSFDKQKSITKVPDSKSNEVKRGGADQPAAKRAKSEAPSPSPASKVRKEKMGDRIAALQQLVSPFGKTDAASVLSEAIEYTKFLHQQVSALSNPYMKSGASLQHQQMSDHHKELEVSEEPDLRSRGLCLVPVSSIFPVTQDTTVDFWTPTFGGTFR encoded by the exons ATGGGAGATCATCATGATTTCATCAACTCAGGAAGCTGGTGGAaagtatcttcttcttcctcaacatCTTCTTCCATGAGAGCAAGCTCAATTGTATCTGGCGGTTCTGATGTTTTCGACGAAAAGCTTCATTCTTCATTAGCTACTGATCATCATCTACAAATGATTGGTTTAGGGCTTTCTTCACAGTCACCTGTTGATCAATGGAACCAACCTCTCTT AGGAGATAGTAAAGCGGAGACAAGCTTTGGAGCGATGCTTCAAGAGAATCTCAATTTAGATGCCACCTCAAACGCAAACGCTATTCAAGAATCTGATTCCTCTAACCACCAAGCTTTGTGGCGAGATACACAGATCAATAATAGCGATTTCAAACCGCAGCTAAATATGACGAGCAGCAACCGCGGTTTTTTCTTGGAACATCAGTTCAGCCCTCACGGGAGCTCAAGTACAGACAGTAGCACGGTAACATGTCAAGGCTTCGCCGTTGACAACTCGTTGTACGGAACAGCAACAACTCCTAGTTCCTCTTCGGCTATGTTTCATCAAGGAGCTGGTTTTAATTTGCCTGGCTCTTCCGACCAACAACCGCTGAGGAATCATCAGCAACCAAATCTTGGATACGGAAACTATGATCAGCTGGCATCgacttggttttcaagatcttcGCCGCCTAAACCAAACAGTCCTCTGCGATTCTCTAACAACGCAACGTTTTGGAACCCAGCGGCAACGGCTGGAAACGTGGGTCCTACTCATCATGACGCGTCGTCGAACTTTTTTCCGGCGTTACGGCCGCCGCAGATTCACGCGCCGAGTTTTGATAAACAAAAG AGTATAACGAAGGTTCCTGATTCGAAGAGCAATGAAGTAAAGAGAGGTGGAGCAGATCAGCCGGCGGCTAAGAGGGCCAAGAGCGAAGCACCTTCTCCGTCACCAGCTTCCAAG GTCAGGAAAGAGAAAATGGGCGACAGAATCGCTGCGCTCCAACAATTGGTTTCACCTTTCGGAAAG ACTGACGCAGCCTCAGTGCTCTCTGAAGCCATTGAATACACTAAGTTCTTACACCAACAAGTTTCA GCTCTGAGTAACCCATATATGAAAAGTGGAGCATCTTTACAGCATCAACAG ATGAGTGATCATCACAAAGAGCTAGAAGTTTCAGAAGAACCAGATCTTAGAAGTCGAGGTTTATGCTTAGTGCCAGTTTCGAGCATATTTCCAGTGACGCAGGATACTACAGTAGATTTCTGGACTCCTACGTTTGGTGGGACTTTTAGATAG